The proteins below come from a single Vibrio cyclitrophicus genomic window:
- a CDS encoding RluA family pseudouridine synthase — MSANLTQYTPLHLVNSNVDLALPTRFTFPYYYTPHPTCELAMLQLQQSLTDCGVNETSQGNLYAVLLVQNPTTQELGYLSAFSGLQLDPALIYQLNNINFVPPAFDSEKFQSQNSANLALQLQLENDIKKLQQSHNLDTLLVELEELKVESAQAIESFQLAMAANKAQRNELREQANHEKALGNQELASNLLKQLGNQSSQEKRDLKGLRIEWKQKIAERQSQVDAIESELKNRKQGYQVISAQLETQRLSHYHFINQAKQSKSLLELLDGKDALEGSGDCCLPKLLNFAFECGLKPLALSEFWWGQPPKSQIRQHGNLYPVCQSKSFEILDHQLIGIELEDNPLIVNPAIGKSFDIVYEDKEIVVVNKPDEFLSVPGKFIEDSIYTRIKARYPNATGPLIIHRLDMSTSGLLILALTAESNKHIQKQFIDRTVVKRYTALLEGEIDGKSGDISLPLRGDITDRPRQLVCHKHGRNAETYWEAVSSNNGKTKVHLYPKTGRTHQLRVHCAHPLGLGLPIRGDDLYGYKRERLHLHAGYLKLIHPTTGEWMEFEVPSEF, encoded by the coding sequence ATGTCAGCAAACCTCACTCAATACACACCTCTGCACCTAGTAAATTCGAATGTAGATTTAGCGCTACCGACTCGCTTTACGTTTCCGTATTACTATACCCCGCACCCTACGTGTGAATTAGCTATGCTGCAGCTTCAACAGTCGCTTACGGACTGTGGTGTCAATGAAACCTCGCAAGGTAATCTCTACGCAGTGCTGCTTGTTCAGAATCCAACCACGCAAGAGTTGGGCTACCTTTCTGCGTTTTCAGGCTTGCAGTTAGATCCGGCTTTGATCTATCAGTTAAACAACATTAACTTTGTTCCACCAGCCTTCGATTCAGAAAAGTTTCAATCTCAAAATAGTGCAAACCTCGCTCTGCAGTTGCAACTAGAGAATGACATTAAGAAGCTACAACAGTCGCACAACCTGGACACATTATTGGTAGAGCTTGAAGAGTTAAAAGTCGAATCAGCACAAGCTATCGAGTCCTTTCAGTTAGCCATGGCCGCAAATAAAGCTCAGCGCAACGAACTCAGAGAGCAAGCCAATCACGAAAAGGCATTAGGGAATCAAGAGTTAGCATCGAACCTACTCAAGCAATTAGGTAACCAAAGTAGCCAAGAAAAGCGAGACTTAAAAGGACTTCGTATAGAATGGAAACAGAAGATTGCAGAACGACAATCGCAAGTTGATGCGATAGAAAGTGAACTGAAAAATCGTAAGCAAGGTTACCAAGTCATCTCGGCACAATTGGAAACTCAACGTTTATCGCACTATCACTTTATCAATCAAGCCAAGCAATCCAAGAGCTTGCTAGAATTATTAGACGGTAAAGATGCTCTTGAGGGCTCGGGAGATTGTTGTCTACCTAAGTTGCTCAACTTTGCGTTTGAATGCGGTCTAAAACCTTTGGCGTTGTCTGAGTTTTGGTGGGGGCAACCACCAAAATCTCAAATTCGCCAACACGGTAATCTATACCCTGTTTGCCAAAGCAAAAGCTTCGAGATTCTAGACCATCAACTTATCGGTATTGAATTGGAAGATAACCCTTTGATCGTTAACCCTGCAATCGGCAAATCTTTCGATATTGTTTATGAAGACAAAGAGATCGTGGTGGTAAATAAACCTGACGAATTTCTCTCGGTTCCTGGCAAGTTTATCGAAGACTCAATTTATACACGCATCAAGGCGCGTTACCCAAATGCGACAGGCCCTTTGATCATCCATAGACTGGACATGTCGACCTCTGGCTTATTAATTTTGGCGCTTACAGCCGAATCCAATAAACACATCCAGAAGCAATTTATCGATAGAACCGTAGTGAAACGATACACAGCTCTTTTAGAGGGTGAAATAGACGGTAAATCTGGCGATATCAGCCTGCCGTTGCGTGGTGACATTACAGACAGACCAAGACAGCTGGTTTGCCATAAGCATGGCCGAAATGCAGAAACCTATTGGGAAGCGGTCAGTAGCAACAATGGTAAAACTAAGGTTCACCTATACCCCAAGACAGGGCGTACCCATCAGCTTCGGGTGCATTGTGCTCATCCATTAGGCCTTGGTTTACCGATTCGCGGTGATGACTTATACGGATACAAACGCGAGCGCTTACACTTACACGCTGGCTACCTAAAGTTGATTCACCCAACAACCGGAGAATGGATGGAGTTTGAAGTACCGTCAGAATTCTAG
- a CDS encoding YkgJ family cysteine cluster protein: MTIEIKNVTEPEVTCANCQACCCRLEVMIITDTGVPEEHIAYDEWGGETMLRLDDGWCSAVDRETLMCTIYENRPWICREFEMGSYECVEQRTDVMG, translated from the coding sequence ATGACCATAGAGATAAAGAACGTAACTGAACCCGAAGTCACATGTGCCAATTGTCAGGCATGCTGTTGTCGCTTAGAGGTTATGATTATCACAGATACGGGCGTTCCTGAAGAGCATATTGCTTATGACGAATGGGGCGGTGAAACCATGCTGAGATTAGACGATGGCTGGTGTTCTGCAGTAGATAGAGAAACTCTGATGTGCACTATTTACGAAAATAGGCCTTGGATCTGTCGCGAATTCGAAATGGGCTCATACGAATGTGTGGAGCAACGCACAGATGTGATGGGCTAG
- a CDS encoding D-alanyl-D-alanine carboxypeptidase family protein codes for MKLFSKYSLPLLSIFIVSNAAMVSNAAVAAPSIVPSPPSLGAKGYVLIDFNSGDVLVEKNAHTKLNPASLTKLMTSYVAGQEMKRGNISADDQVRISENAWAKNFPDSSKMFIEVNTDVAMMDLYRGLIIQSGNDASVAIAEHVAGSQDAFVDLMNSWATSLKLENTHFANAHGLDADDLYSTPYDIALLGRAIIRDLPDVYGLYSERSFSYNGITQHNRNGLLRDRSLTVDGMKTGYTSGAGYSLASSATQGEMRLIAVVMGASSVKSRESDSKQLLSYGFRFFDTLNPHKGGDQVAEEKVWFGEQDTLKLGVAEDTFITLPKSDSKKLTASIELNSELKAPITKGQTLGVVHYTVDGEDVQTQPLIALEAVEQGGIFKRIMDYIKLFFAGLF; via the coding sequence ATGAAACTGTTTTCCAAATACTCTCTTCCTCTATTAAGTATATTCATTGTAAGTAACGCAGCGATGGTTAGTAATGCAGCTGTGGCAGCACCTTCTATAGTACCAAGCCCACCTAGTTTAGGTGCAAAAGGGTATGTGTTAATTGATTTTAATTCTGGTGATGTGCTGGTAGAAAAAAATGCGCACACTAAGTTAAATCCAGCGAGCTTGACCAAACTGATGACCAGTTATGTGGCTGGACAAGAGATGAAACGAGGTAACATCTCTGCTGACGATCAAGTACGAATCAGCGAAAACGCGTGGGCGAAGAACTTCCCGGACTCTTCAAAAATGTTCATTGAAGTGAACACCGATGTCGCAATGATGGACTTATACCGTGGTTTGATTATTCAATCGGGCAACGATGCTAGTGTTGCAATCGCAGAACATGTAGCAGGTTCACAAGACGCTTTTGTTGATCTAATGAACTCTTGGGCTACGTCTTTAAAGCTAGAAAATACCCACTTTGCTAATGCACATGGTTTAGACGCAGACGATCTTTACTCAACGCCTTACGATATCGCGCTTTTAGGCCGCGCTATTATACGGGATCTGCCAGATGTGTATGGCTTATATAGCGAGCGCTCGTTCAGTTATAACGGCATTACACAGCATAACCGGAATGGTTTGCTTCGTGATAGAAGCTTAACTGTTGATGGCATGAAAACGGGCTATACGTCTGGTGCTGGCTATAGTTTAGCAAGTTCTGCTACGCAAGGTGAGATGAGACTGATCGCTGTCGTGATGGGCGCATCAAGTGTTAAGAGTCGTGAGTCAGACAGCAAACAGTTATTGAGCTATGGCTTTCGTTTCTTCGACACGCTAAATCCGCATAAAGGTGGCGATCAAGTTGCTGAAGAGAAAGTGTGGTTTGGTGAGCAAGACACATTGAAGCTAGGTGTTGCAGAAGATACATTTATTACTTTGCCTAAGTCAGACAGTAAAAAACTGACTGCATCTATCGAGCTCAACTCTGAACTGAAAGCTCCAATTACAAAAGGCCAAACCTTGGGTGTAGTTCATTACACCGTTGATGGTGAAGATGTGCAAACTCAACCGTTGATCGCACTTGAAGCGGTTGAACAAGGCGGTATCTTCAAGCGAATTATGGATTACATTAAGCTGTTTTTTGCGGGTTTGTTCTAG